From Leptolyngbya sp. NIES-3755, one genomic window encodes:
- a CDS encoding hypothetical protein (hypothetical protein MC7420_4099;~similar to AA sequence:cyanobase_aa:LBDG_38840) yields the protein MRQAIQIIQVETNQLVEAFLVTLSEKHLQDFEQIWRAQLRASAEADRYWDWNMKNRIYLSESNYEGYAVECEGLTQGMMLIETESYRSWYSPRRRLVYVHSLATAPWNRPTLPNPTYRAVGGTLLEFARYRSEELGYEGLVGAHALSEAEDFYRRMNLSECGPDEYRENLVYFEWYRQSESEFEFEEWDDLE from the coding sequence ATTCAGGTTGAAACAAATCAGTTGGTAGAGGCATTTCTAGTGACCCTATCAGAAAAGCATTTGCAGGATTTTGAACAAATCTGGAGAGCGCAACTTAGAGCATCGGCTGAGGCAGATCGATATTGGGATTGGAACATGAAGAATCGGATTTATTTGTCTGAATCGAACTATGAAGGGTATGCAGTCGAGTGTGAAGGTCTCACGCAAGGCATGATGTTGATCGAAACCGAAAGTTATCGGTCCTGGTACTCGCCCCGTCGCCGCTTGGTTTACGTTCATTCTTTGGCAACGGCTCCTTGGAATCGTCCGACGTTGCCGAATCCAACTTACCGAGCCGTCGGTGGTACGCTATTGGAATTTGCTCGATATCGAAGCGAGGAGTTGGGGTATGAGGGGCTAGTTGGAGCACACGCACTGTCGGAGGCTGAAGATTTTTATCGCCGGATGAACCTGAGTGAATGCGGTCCCGATGAGTATCGAGAAAATTTGGTCTATTTTGAGTGGTATCGACAATCTGAATCAGAGTTTGAATTTGAAGAGTGGGACGATTTAGAGTAG